The genomic DNA CTATGATAAAATTAATGATATTGGaattgtataatgtatgtattaatgattATGTGATACTTTTAAATAGGGGCAAAAtaagtttcaaaataaatacatatatatatatatatatatatatatatatatatatatatatatatatatatatatatatatatatatatatatatatatataatatcgcattGAGCTATTCGAATTTAATAGTAATTATTCTGCCATCTAttgacattatttttaatttaattaaatcaatacgttaaattttaacaaagttTCGTGAATACATGTAGAGATGTCGATTAAAATACatggttatttaaaaatacgatcAATATTTTACCAGTATTGAACGCAGCTATTTTGCTATTTCCAATAATTTGATGTTATTTTCTAAGccctgtttttaattttaaaaattacaaaaggtGTTTttggttgtaattttttttcgggTTTTGGCCGCAAATAAAaccattttacaattaaaaataaagtaaaaaggcttacaatctaaaaataatagttccttttaaaatcaaagaaaatttacacattttatcaaaatttattagaAATTCTATACACattacaatttttacaaatacataaatatataacataatttttttattaaattacgcatgcgtatataataaatattaaatattacatactaatagtacctatgtatattcattCATAACTGCATATAGAATCGTGCAATCTCAGACAATGGCAACAATTTCAATCGTGTAATTGcgattatatacctatacatacatacatggctaTTTTCAATTATAGGCGAAAacctttataataaaattgcaaaatcgTTTAATTGATGAAATAATTGATCTacgtttataaattaaattacatttaaacatcattatagattataaaataccagtggttttacccggcttcgctcggtatttttaatattaataaaccgcttaaacatggctaatcaaatagtaaacattttattaaatttatttgaatagttttattttatttaatttgaaaattaatttgtttttatttttattaaatctaacGCCaaagattctacgaaccaaaacttacatacatatgcacatacatacatatgtacatactaaatctctctcgaaattatatattcggTATAATTAGTTCAAAATAATTGTAGATAatgctatatatttatttattatgtatgtataatatttatgtttatgtgcatatatacatatatactttatcTTCATCATcagttataatttatttatgatcaTAAAagctgtatgtatgtgtatatatacatatatatatatatatatatatatatatatatatatatatatatatatatatatatatatatatattatatatatatatatatatataataattttatatatatatatcctaaTTTTCGGGTGAGAGATGTTCCGTGCTTGACATATTAGTGGCATATGACATGACGAGATCGCTTTGTGTGGAATAATCATAATATATCGTAAAACGCAAGACATTTTAATAAGCTTACGGActtacgccactttcaaatttaatggttcatatacatatactacatatgtaatcatgttgtatgtatgtatgtatatatatatatatatatatatatatatatatatatatatatatatatatatatatatatatatgccacGGATATAGCCAGGGGGGAGGCTATGATGGCGCCAGCCCCCCTcaaatcttaaaataatataattttttcaatatatgacactttaaaatttaagaaaacATCGCAATATGattcataatttttactttatctatgtagtaacaaatacgtagtaacaatatagacttcgactgtaatatatacatatacaatatcaaaagtccacgatttatttgaaacatacatatacataaatttacatgtgtacaattttaataaaataatcagcTTGACCATTTGACatacattttgaattaaatttgtaacactgaaaaatttcattcaaattcaaatttcagcATTTTATGAACATGCGTAACAAATGAATATAACTTTAACTGGCCCATGGGAATggcgtatttttactttatttatgtacgtagtaccaatagatgaagttttgtgatcatgcgagaattcgaactcgagattttgactgatgcgaactcggaatcgatcactgatcacgtattCGTGATCTATAAAAAtgtttgtgtctgtgtattttggagatattttgaacaccgttagtcgttACGAAGttaaacttagtatcagttactacAATGCTTATCGATAggatgtaaatttttaagttgaccggaaatggtacctccccttttttaagtttttgtaatcaattatcttccaaactGCTAACCAAagcagactgaattttttttacacgtaataaaaattatagataTCATACATTTGTCTGGCGCAGAAACAATGGCTACCGGTCTGTAATTTCTAATACAAGATTTATCGTCTTGTTTGTGAATAGGAGTGACTTTTGTGCATCCTTTAGTCAGGACcaaattatctaatatattttaacttccTGAACCCATACCCCATATCACTGATTTGTATTTCGATTATTGCCAGCATTAGAGTTTACAACTATTCGACTTcgtcaactattcgaatatcgaatagtaaaattcgaaatattggactatttgaatagttttaagcaatagaaaaaagtgtgaaatattaattcaaaataattaaaatgagtggggtaaaaagaaaaagtaaatttatcatCATacacaaactttattttaattttaaaaatacatattttaaaaataataatgcgttaaatgtttcaaaatttaatcgcacccttaaatttgtttttattattcctgCTGTAGAGAACACTTTCAGTAGCAGTTGACGTTGGCTTAATTGTTTTTAGAAGTTTTTAGAAGGCTATCTTAAGGTTCGGTTCATTGTATAAAGTTATCCAAGGActtgaaatctttttttaacattttggatTTATCTTGGAATTTGAAAAACGTAATTTTATAACGTGCATGCGCGTTCAATCAActtatttaatttgagaaaaaatacCCGGATCAATAACGTGTCACTACAAACTCCGAAACACAACTGAAGTTCAAAACGAAATATTTCTTCTTATCCATAAAAATTGCGTTCCCGCTTCAGACTGTTTTTTCTTTTCCGTTTCAAATAAACGCTGGAATAATTTCAATTTCGtaaaatacataagttcaatttcTAAAGCGAGGAATTCCAATGTCAAGGTCCACGAATCCATTGCACTGGGGCGATAAAATGACTCCGAGTCGACGACTAATACGTCTTTCTTACAATACAATGTTGCGTTACACATttcgagttaaaaataaaatcttattatgttaaaaaattctaaatttgcaacatattttattaaaatttcattgaaatattattcgaataattgctaatatattcgaaaatttggATTGGAAACTCTAGCCAGCATAGAGAAAAACTTTCTTGAAAATTGCTATTCGTAGATTGAGGAGAGGTGTCTACAAATGTTGACTTAAAATGCTTAGAAATATCTTTGGTACCTGAAAATGACTCATGTTGAAATAAACATCATTGTCAAATTTGAATTGCGCATTCGTttagaatttatatatttttttaattgcaaaaacttcttttattaaatttatcaaatgatGAATGCAAAAACTTCGGAaagtcaaatatatgtataagcctACTTGCTATTAAACGTCGCCGTCTTCAAAAATTACGCAAATTTAGACGTGTTTattaccaaagaatactgttcgtacttgcaggatacctgcGGCTGCCGATTCGTGCtagataggtatgaacagaccttaatgggGCTTTGGTTCATTCACGTAGTGAAAACCATTAATTTCCGTATGTATTAATTTCGTATGCATATCGTGCGATTTTTGGTTTGTACAAATATGAgtacaatgtatttattttaagtgatagttattggcttttttataatcttatgtTTATTATGACTGTTTTATGGTAGTAAATATGATATGATAAACTCAAGTGCAATTAATCAccacaatttttaatataatcataGAAAACTTGACATTACTGATTTGAATGGTCAAATTTTCCATTTGTCAAAATACTTGATGTTCTCAGTTGAGTTCAATAAAAAACGAACCATGTTACATTTTATCCACACAATTCTGATAGaaatctttttcattatttttacgatcaattttatatatctatctTATGAAATGTCCTTATTTTGTGCATCAGTATTTCCGAATCATGCAACTAAAATTAAAGCTgacgattttaaaataaaaagcgaTTGCACGCCGAATTCTTCGTAAAATGCTGGACACCTTTGCAATCAATAACACTGTTTGTTATTGATTGCAATGTCTTCTCGGATTCTACTCAGTGTTATTTGAAGAAGGTTTTCTCAGAAATGACGCATTTACTGTgactcaaattattattttttttatcgtatacaCATCGTTTTACCTTTCGGTTAgtgcagggtttcccaaactatgttccgcggaacaccagtgttccgcTGAACCTGAACAGATGTTCCGCGACAATTTGGAAAGGTTTTATACTctgcaacacatttaaagatCTTCTACTTCATATTGAAAGGCGATTGATGATACTGATGAtcaatctccactgatgtttaTGACGTCAAGTATCGAGGTACAAGCAGAGAACATTTTTTTACACCGTGCGAATGAAAGAGAAGGGGTATATTGTTTTTACATGATCGTCTGATAAGTCTTGTCATTTTAACTAAAAAATGTTATGGATGAAGACGTGAAACTATGTAAAATCAAGAACACTTCAATtcagattatttaaaattttgtgcgATGTAATGGGTAGTGGACACAAAgcacttttattacatactGAATTGAGATGGCTATCCAGAGGAAAAGCACTATTAAGACTTTATGAATATCGTAGTGAGTTATTGGTTAAggcacaaaataattttgttgaAGTTCTAACAAATCCTTCATGGTTGATATAACTTGCATATCTGGCAGATATTTTGACCAAGTGCAATGAAGTTAACTTATCATTAACAAggaaaattttttacaatttttaattcaaaagagATCAAATTGcatcttttgataaaaaaaatacaattttggatttcatcagtTGTCTCTAATGATTTTGATTGTTTTGCTGCCTTACATGAATGtttgaatgaaattaattaaatttttaaatagatgACGAAGTTTCCAAAGTATTTTTAGAACACCTACATAACTTGAAAAGAactattttgcaatattttccgaaaattaGAAAGGACGATTCCTGGGTTCGGAATCCGTTTTCCTTGATAGCTAAACCAGTAGGCTTAAGCGCGATTGGCTATGAAAATCTTATTGATTTAACTAGTGactctgatttgaaacaaaaatataaagagCAGCCTTTAAATCATTTCTGGGCGAGTAacccaatttttcaaaacaagctaTTGTTGTTTTACTTCCACCTTCTACAACCTATTTATGTGAAGCgggattttcttattatgctgcaacgAAGTCAATGTGTTGGAATAGGTTCGACGTCACACCAGATATTAGAATGCAACTTAACAATATTCTGCctgatatcaaaaatatatgcaaTTCAAGAacttaaaatcatcaaattcatTAAGTGcttattaattcatatttttatgtttatattatattatatttaaaaataattacttagtattttttttttaatttttactagtaGGAATTAATTACTCAACCTAAAAAATAAGCTAAGcgttccgttaaaatttccgaGCTTGCCAAGTGTTctatttcagaaaaaaattgggAAACCCTGGGTTAGTGTGATGGCATTTTCAAGCAGTAATGATCAATTGCTTAAGGTTGCGTCACGAATTCAATTCGCACGGTTTCAAATTGCAAAAGAGAAAGAGAACAATTTAACGAAGCAATTTCGCAAATTCCTCTTAAGCACTGAAGTAGTCAATAAAGTCTAAAATGAATTTCGACAAATTcggctattttatatttaaaactcatattatttcaatttaaaatcgaGTTGGTGTGTACTTATTTCATACGATTAAGTGAGACCGTCATTGAAAATAATCACATTAAAGAACATCCtgcaattttctttaaattaatgTCAAGACGTCAAGCACAATATCCCAATTTCGTTATGataagacttattttgtttaactCATTCCCTTGAATTTATAGTTTACatgatattttgaaacattacctcaaattatttaataatcttACTACATTGAAAGATAATAAATTGAAACGGCAGCCATATTACAGCACACTACAATCAACTCGATAGATTGGGAAGAtgagcatctacatacatacatatgtatgtatgaagaaaCAGCTTGCTTAGTGGGAGAGTTGTCACAAAATATTTTCAACTCgtgtactatatattatatgtataatcatgtatgtataataataatgattagtACGTGtgtacaaaagtttgaccaAAGGTGTCGCCTTTGGGAAACCTGTAATGGCAGATTGCAATTAAATATTATCTTTGAAATAATAGAtttcgaatttttatatatgtactacagaGCATGTACgaatattaaatgtaatatatgtatatgtatatatatatatatatatatatatatatatatatatatatatatatatatatatatataaatatatgtatatatatatatatatatatatatatatatatatatatatatatatatatatatatatatatatacatatataagtattatatatgcatacatatatcaccTTGCTTGGCCTGACAAATAGATGACAAAACCCTCTCATCTTTTGCCTTCAAATTAAGAGGAAATTACCGAAACATTAACCTTATGCTTTGTTTGCCTCAGACAAGTTTGAGGTCATAATTCTTCATTGGGGATCGAATGTGATTcgaatgttaaataaatttattctgaaTACAAATTATAGCAAGCGTCATTCGTAGAAATGAAATTCCTACGGCGATTCTCAGAATATTTTCACAGCTTAATAACGGGTTATCGAATTTATTCAttgttacataatatttttgtcCGTGATAGTAAACAAGTTTGCCGtagattttatcaatttattggcAAGTTAAAAAATGTAAGTTAATACAATGTCAAGTTCCAATAATTGCTGGGATTTCTGATTCGTGTGTACATTTAGATACcttcatataataaacatatgtgtGTAGTGTTGCTCGTTGTAGCCTCGACGaacctttacatatgtacatacaccaaGTTCTTAAAACAGAGTGGAGGATTGTTCCATCATTGTGTGAATATTCAAAAGTAGATGTTACCTTTAACCAATTTAGCGTTCGTCCAACTTAACATTGATTTCTCATTAACTCGAACATATTCGAATAAACTTGAATAAAAAGTTCGTATATTAATCCAGATAAGAGAATTCACAAGTGATGTATGGAGAGACACTTACGAACTGACAATGcaaattttttgattgattttatcgTAGCTATTATATGCGTGAGAATTATTTGTATGtgaatacatacaatgtatgtacctatgtatgtatgtatgtacatatgtattaacgtATGGGCAGTTAGTTACCTTGTGCTTGCGAAAACAACATTTTACGACTACGTGACAAGATCAAGTTCATTGATCGCCGTCGTTGCTAAGAAGAACttgtttaaaatattgtatatgtaataacattagattcttatttatgtatgtatgtacatacatacatatatgtacaatgtatgcacAATGGAAATGGTTAAAAAATCTTGCATACAAGCATTATTTGGAATTCAAATGTTGATATTTCAGCTGAAAGAAAttaatacgtaggtacatactacattattgaaatttaaatgacattcattttgatatttttcacaaaattaataatgttttaatgACCCTGGTTCGtgcttcaaaaatataaaaaaaatgttgacagCTCATTTCGAAGTTGCATTTGGTATGAATGCATGCTTCTAATGTGTCTATTTTTAATTGGTCCACATATTGTTTACTAATGAAAATAATCGTTAAATGGGAGCATTAGATACAGGGAAACATAAGGAAattcacctttttttttgtgaaatattcgaaaatttcaacccacctacatatgtacattggcaAGTTTTGTCATTTTGTCACCATTCTTCATTATTTGTGACATGACTCTTAATGCCCGAAATGTCAtagaataatttacaatcaagTATATTTAAGAACTATGTAGTTACTAGAAAAAGCCTCTTCGATCTTCGTCCATAGTTGGGTTTCTCGTAATTTGACCGATTAAAATACTTCCATTTCCACGAACCATTTGTCTGagttattaaaataatcaatacaggcttgataaaatttataaattgcatctttaaatatttctgtgaaataaagtgaaataaaggACTGTCCTCTTAAATAAAGGAAGTATGGTCAgcgaatgtatatgtatatgtatgtatatgtatggacatatatgtatttatgtatgtgtgtcgaTATTATAGTGTaatgtgtatacataaatataatatgaatatgattTGATATACATAGTTAAACCACTTCAGTCTAGTTAaggtttgatttaattcaaatacaaataatatcacAATATACAGTAACTACATAGTTACAGTAAGATACAAACAATAAacgtaatttcatttaaatttaatattatgtcaACTTTACGACCTTAAACATTGTAAACATGacaaatgtgcatacatatttgtaatatatttatatatatatatatatatattacatacatatacatacatttgtacgtatattataatagttgtctaaaatataaaactttaattattttgattggAAAAATACAATTAGCTTTAATTGATAtgcatatacattatattactATATCAGAGCTTTTTTGTGCGTGACAAATCAATTTGGtaatatgaaaattcaatatCAAAAAACCTGATTACCTTGACTCGATTCTCAGTAAATCGAACTACATAAACAGTGTTCTTATAATTTCATACGCATTTTTAATtgtactatgtataatacatatatgtatatcaagtgTCAATACCTAAATGGCACGTGCAATTTTTTAGCATGGATTTGATTGTAAACACCTTTACTATGTAAACAATACGCACTTACCTGTCTTATCAactaatttttatcaaaatattttttatatcatataataaaataagaacatacatatatcttatattatacaatgaaagaaatatgtacatacaattgcagaaacataaaaatatattattaataccaTTGACAAGATAAAAGAGATTAATACTGTTTTgcgcatataaaatatacatagttcccagaagaatgcactgaatttaaatgaatagtggcgcagtttcgggAGAATCCTAATATTCAAAAGCGCTCAAGAATGACATACGCAAAatggaattccacaaaaaagggttAACATTCTCGGATAGCGCACAAATACCCCCTgacgctttattttttaattctatagcgatagttcttcttgagcatctttaatagtttggatgtctcgagagtgcggctctattgagtgcatttatccgattaccataatatatatatatatatatatatatatatatatatatatatatatatatatatatatatatatatatatatatatatatatatatatatatatatatatatatatatatatatatatatatatatatatatatatatatatatatatatatatatatatatatattcacacatgttctaaatgatatgagctattaaccctttaaggctttgcaccTAGCTATCAAACAtcctgtatatatatttatatacacacacaaatatacatattcctTCAAATAATCTTTACCATGGATAGcttggtttttttatattatttaaatataaacattccaggtaatatttttataaaaaaatttgtacttttttttttagctaTTTCGTACTATTTGCAACGCAGATTATTCATTtgctacttttttattttttatgtccaATTCTACTTTTGCCGAAAGGTCTCTTTCACTTCCGCCCagtaataaattttgtatatccAAGAGACTTTTGTTCATTGTTTCTGGTAAGAAAACGATCATAACAACAAGCATAGTGAAACTCATGAACGAAAGTGAATAAAACACGAAAGCAGGACCGAAGGAGTCGTGAAAGACTTGAAACAATTTGGTTACCGTGAAACTTGCAATTGCACCACCCACCGATATCATGCAAGTTGCAGCTTCTTTAAAACTCGACGAAAACACTTCACCCAAAATCGTGTAAGGTATAGGGGCCAAGCCTATGGAGAAGAATATCATCAAAGAGTTCGTTGCCAACACCGGCAACCATTTTACATCTGGGTAATCGTTTTGAATGTACGATATCTGATAATATATACCAATGAGAGCTGTAGATAAGCAGCAACCGCTAGTCGATAATATCAGTAAAGGTTTTCTTCCCCAACGATCTATGAAGAATATGGAAGCTATTCCAAATACAGTTCCGAGACATTGGGAAATAATCACAGCTAAATATGGACTGATTGGAATGTCGTTAGACGCGTATATCTGTTCTTGATAAAATGTGACAGCCATTGCACCGCTaaattgctgtgccaaaatgGTACTGAATATGAGAAACAGTGCTTTTGGATTTGGTTTGTTTCTGATTTCTTTGAAGCATTCGAAAAATGAACAATTATTTTcaaccaatttttttatttgcgaaATTTCACCTTGAACGGCCTCTCCTTCCTTTTGCCTTCTCAACCATTGAAGAGATATTCTCGCTTCATCCTCTTTCCCTAATCGCATCAAATAGTATGGTGACTCGGGCATAAATACAAAAGTGGCAAGCAGGAGGATGGGAAAAATACAAGATACAATAGCCATCATTTGTAATGTCAAGAAAGGTCCTACGCAAATTGGAAGACCGCTTCCAAATCCTAACATGAGCATCATCATTATAGTGAGAGCTCCTCTATTGTGATTCTCAGCTATTTCAcctatgtatataggtacagaTGAAAATCCGAAGCCGACTCCTATTCCAGATATGAATCTTGACGCGTACAGATATGAAGCATTTTTAGCAAATATGATAAGAATGTAGCTGACGAGGAAAGGTACGGCAGACGTTATTATAGATTGTTTCGGTCCCAAATATCTGGCACACATTGAACCGAAAATTGGACCTAAAGCTGACCCAAAAGGCATCAATGATGCTATCCAAGATGCTTCATCATTAGTGATGTTGAAGGGCGTATTAGGACCTTGTAGAATGGCTAGAGAGGGTGATGACCATGTGAAGCAGATGCCAGCGTTGAACAGACACAGTGTGgctaaaaaaagtaaaaacacaattttaaataaatacaaaaaataatgctatttacaaaagatttaattttatattataatgtgtgtatatatatatatatatatatatatatatatatatatatatatatatatatatatatatatatatatatatatatatatatatatatatatatatataaatatacgcatgtatgtacatatacatatatgtatataaattgtgtCCCATTACGTATCTATAacaaagtgttttttttttgaattatgaaatataaatcgATTCCAAATGCTAgattaatgtgtatgtatgtatgcatgtagtaGCATTCTCATGCAGTCGATAATTATGAAATGCAAAAGTAAAGTGCAAACTAAacgtttgtgaaaaaaaaaacatcaaaggCAATTATAGAGACTTTCGAAATGACATCACTGGAATTGTATTCACGACATTCAATGAAAATTCCTGACTACATTTGCATACTTCGAAAGAACAAAGCTTTAGTTCGTCGCATTGGAAACAATAATTCAGTGctcaacaatacttacatacatacgattatcatttttttttattcatggtAGTCGGCCGCAATTATGAGTTTTAATGATttgtcatatataatatgtatgtatgtataagcagtATCAGGATATatttacgtacgtacatatttatacatttgaaaaagtttCAACTATTGCATACACATTATATGTACCGTAAATAATTATACGTTTGATCCAAATAGGAGACGAACGTTGAAGGTAATTCGCGCTTGAATGCATGTTTACAAATTGGATTGAAAACAAATTCAACTGAAATATTTCGATGAACATCCAGGTGCTCGAATGACTCAAAAGTtcctatatgtacattatggtaatatgtacatatatatgtatttcattgaaACATGCAGTAGTCAGAGTGTACGACGTTAAGTACACTCCTTTTCAACGTGTTGAAGGCCGCTAAATTTTCAATGCAGATTGTTAATTATGCGGTTTAGTCTGCAGATTTTAGTTGTTATgctggatttttttaaatattctaagcaataaaaaatatcgtCAATAATGTTGCTATGTGAATTGCAATTGatcttataatatattgtagttTTAAACGGTGTATCACGGAGggaaatgtaatttaattatacccatatacataatatatacatacatatgtatgtatttgagccgttatatttgaaagtggcgaaagtcaaATTTcgagttccaaaaacactatttttgtttgacttcattcacaaattgataTCATTTGTTTCCATTTGATACGTTCAGAATCTCAGTAAATCAGAATAATCGTATTACAAGCGagcagtattttaaaattttgttaaattcaaaacattatatttaatgttttgcgagatatttctcgaaattaagaaaagtggacttatcccactttcaattataacggcttatTTAATGGTGTCTATAACATTATTATACtaactaattattttatattttttaaaaaataatggaatCTGATAAATCACAGTTGGTTTTgatcatacctacatatgtacaatatatatgtacctacgatCATGTAAGTTATTTATAAGAAATGCTAAAACTATT from Arctopsyche grandis isolate Sample6627 chromosome 1, ASM5162203v2, whole genome shotgun sequence includes the following:
- the LOC143911451 gene encoding facilitated trehalose transporter Tret1-2 homolog; protein product: MTVETGKMALERENKQWPQWLAVLSATLCLFNAGICFTWSSPSLAILQGPNTPFNITNDEASWIASLMPFGSALGPIFGSMCARYLGPKQSIITSAVPFLVSYILIIFAKNASYLYASRFISGIGVGFGFSSVPIYIGEIAENHNRGALTIMMMLMLGFGSGLPICVGPFLTLQMMAIVSCIFPILLLATFVFMPESPYYLMRLGKEDEARISLQWLRRQKEGEAVQGEISQIKKLVENNCSFFECFKEIRNKPNPKALFLIFSTILAQQFSGAMAVTFYQEQIYASNDIPISPYLAVIISQCLGTVFGIASIFFIDRWGRKPLLILSTSGCCLSTALIGIYYQISYIQNDYPDVKWLPVLATNSLMIFFSIGLAPIPYTILGEVFSSSFKEAATCMISVGGAIASFTVTKLFQVFHDSFGPAFVFYSLSFMSFTMLVVMIVFLPETMNKSLLDIQNLLLGGSERDLSAKVELDIKNKKVANE